The genomic DNA agaaaaccctatatatataaaaaacccgagaaaacccaagctcccgacattttttttttttgaaaaaaataacacatgtaatatacatgtttttaagacttttgggccaaaaaaatcaaaaaagcgccgaagggatatttaaaaaaaaaaaacaagtttcagcaattttcagcgaaattatggattttttgcttaacacgtgttaggagctgaaatttgtttattttttttaaaaaaatcccttcggcgcttttttgttttttttggcccaaaacactctaaaacatgtatattacatgtgtaatttttttcaaaaaaaaaaaaatgtcgggaggttgggtaaaaatggcttcccatttgggtttccagagttttctaagaattttagggttttttatctagcattatcctctatatatatatatatatatatatatatatatatatatatatatatatatatatatatatatatatatatatataggattatataggataaagatccgttaggaaccacctcttattgcgagaaccgcaagaaccaatgtgaacacgtggcaaacttgtaattaatgatatttaattaaaaaacacGCGCTTATCATATCGTTCACTGCCATCGTTTTCAATGTTCACTGTTGTCTTTTTTAAACTAGGGTTTCGTTTGAGATTTTGCATAATCGACGACGACGGCGACTGATCTCTACATATTCACGGCGGCGACTGCTTTTCTACATTTTCACAGCGGCGTGGACTTACACATTTTACAGGGGGTTCAATTGTGATACTGATTTCGTCGTTTCGTTTGATATTTTGCATAATCAACGACGGCGGCGACTGATTTCTACATATTCACGGCGGCGACTGCTTTTCTACGTTTTCACGGCGGCGTGTACTTACACATTTTACGGGGGGTTCAATTGTGATACTGATTTCGTCGTTGGTATACTGATTTCGGATACTAATGGCTTCGTCTGACTCATCTCGTGTTGGAGTTGAACCTTCTGCATCGGGTGATCATCATACAACATCTTCTTCATATCATCCACATCAAGATGCTAGTTTTTGCGGCCCATCTAATGTCATTGTAAATCCTATTTTTGCTTTGGGTCCGTCTGATATTTCTGCTGTAGGTCCGTCTGATGTTGATGTCAATACCTTACCTGCTGTTAATCCAACTGAAAGTTACAATCCTGTGTTTACAACAGTTGCAAACCCAGTTGCAAATCGACACACCCTTCATGGGTTTGAAATTCAGACGCTTGATTCAATGTTTACATCAGGCAACGTAGGCTCTGAAACTGCTAACTTACCTGATCAATCGTTACCCGTTGACACCACATCTACTGGTAACACCACATCTACTGGTACCACCACATCTACTGGTACAACACCTACAAGCACAGAACATGAACATTTACAGTTCATTCGGTTTGAAACTAAAggtattttatatccattttatgTAAAATGTGAATTGTTCAATGATATACTCCTTTTTATCATGTTCATAACTTTATCATGTTCACAACTGTTTATGTTGTTCATTACGATTACTCaatattatatgcacatgtgcattgtgtaTGTTGTTCATTACGATTActcaatatgcacatgtgcattgtgttAACTGCATTGCATGTTTACAATTGTTttttgttgaaaatatgattactTAATGTTATATGCACATGTGTATTGTGTTAAGTTCTTCATATTACACATTATTTATCTTTATCTCAAATTATGTTTTCAAAGCAAATTTATGCACGTATGCATTATGATTGCAAATCAATAACTTATGACATCGTACATTAACTGCCAATGTACATGTGCATATTAATTACAATTATACTATTCGTCCCTATATCATGttgacaattttttttaatttattaattatttctCACTATcatttaatttattaattatctcTTACAGGAACTATTACGGCTGCCATACATGCTACACCTAATGGCACCCCGTATTGGATACCTCAAGTTGATGTTAGATACCTTCCTGTGGTAAATAGTACATTTACCCATTGGGAAGATATTGTCATGATGTACAACACATATGCTACGCAATCCGGGTTTTCTACTCGTATCGGTACATCGAAGAACAAAAAGTATCATGACAATCCTAATACGAAAATCTCCACTCATAGATATATATTATGTTCAAGAGAAGGACAACCACGAGTCACAGAATCTGACCCCAATGCTCCATCCAAAAATGCTCCAACCATTTATGATAAATCCAAGAAACAACATAGACGAAGCCGATTCACAGTTTCCGGGTGCCGTGCGTGTATTAAAGTGAGGTTTGATCGTGCTACCGAACAATACAAAATATATGGTTTCATCGCCGCGCACAACCATTGCATGATTGGTAGCGATCACGCCAACATGTTAAAACAAAACAGGAAACTTGGATTTGAGGAGCAACAGTTCATTCACAAAGTTAGTCTTAACAAAATCGGCCCAAGTGTTGCACATAACATTCAAGCATCACTTAAAGGCGGACCTCAAAATGTTCGTGGCACAACAGAAGATTTCAAAAATTGCTCTAGAGACATACGTGCATTCATCGGTGAACGCTATGCAGACATCCTCTTACATACCATGAGATCTCGAGTTACCAATCTTAATGATTTCTATTTTGATTGTGTCATAGTTGACAATGAGTTGCGATCTTTCTTTTGGGCTGATTTCGTATCATTGCGAAATTATGATGCTTTCGGTGATGTGTGTGCATTCGACGCTACATATGACACCAACAAGTAAGATACTATATTTTTTCATCATGTGAAACTACTGATAATTTTTTAATATCATATGTTTTATTTACAGATACAAAATGATTTTTGTGCCATTCACCGGAGTTGATCACCACAACAAATGTGTTATCTTTGGCGCTGGCATGTTATACGATGAGACTATAGAGTCGTATACATGGTTACTAAACACCTTTCTGGCTGCACATAAGAAACAACCAATCTTTGTTCTCACTGACCAAGACGCATCAATGAAACAAGCTGTATCAACCGTTTTCACAAACTCCATCCATCGTttgtgcatgtggcacataatgagaAAACTTCCGTCCAAGGTAAACACTCTATTTTTTATATTAACACGGCTCCAATTAAACCATATAATATGAGTAAATAATTCAActtttttattattcatgtttCCTCATTTACAGATTTCAAATGACATCCTTGATAATACCACTCTTCGTTCGTCAATACATAAGCTGGTGTGGAATTTATTCATCACACCACAAACATTTGAAGAAAGATGGCACGTGTTGATGGACGAATATCACCTAGACAATCATCCGTGGCTTTGTGAGATGTTTGCTATACGTCACGAATGGGTCCCGTGTTATTTTAGAGAGATACCGATGTGTTGTTTGATGAAGACTACATCCAGATGTGAGAGCTCAAACGCGCGTTTTAAAGTCAACTCGGCAGAAACTAACACATTAGTTCAATTTTTAATGTGTTTTGAAACCAGTATCGATGCTCAACGGCATACACAACGAGATCTCGAATTTAAAAGCGACATGTCGACCCCTCGCTTATCTACCGGTCTTCGCATAGAGGCACACGCGTCCGAAACATATACATGGTCTATGTTTCTTGAAGTCCGAAAAGAAATATATATGGGCATGTTCCATTGTATGCCAATTGAACGTCCTGGAACAACCGACGTAAAAAATTACACTGTTCGTCACTGCAAATCAAACATGTCTTATGTCAATGAATTCGAGGTATGTCCTTACCCCAATATACCATTACTACATATTAACCtcaatatatatattataactgTCTACTGTCTGTTTGATCAATTTtttattatgcacatgtgcatatatcaATTTTTGTCATGTTATGTCTGTTTGATCAATTtttattatgcacatgtgcatatatcaATTTTTGCCATGTTACAACTATTGTAACCGTCTGTTTGAttaatttttttggttttaatttttgttatgcacatgtgcatgtatcAAACTTTGTCTTATGTTATACCTATTGTCTGTTTGAATAATTTTTTGTTATTCACATGTGCATGTATCAAATTTTATCTTATGTTATTCACTCGTTCGTATATCAAACAGTGTATTTGAATCAATTATTTAAACTTGTTCATATTACCACTCATGTATTCATTCTATTTATAATATATGTTATGCATATGTGCAGGTGTCGCTCAATGTACCTGAACAAACTGTAAGCTGTACATGTCTTGGGTTCACTCGTATTGGATACCTATGCCGACATGTATTCTGTATATTCCGTTACCACCAAATTGAACGGATACCGTCCCACTACATCATTCCACGTTGGAAACGAGATGCGCTCCCGTCGGTTGTTCATAGCATATCTAACATATACTCATCTAACAACAGCGAGTTTGCTATCATCCACAATGAAATAATGGATTTAGTCACTCAATGCACAACCCGACTCAGACGCAATCCTGATCAGCTACGTTCCTTATCTGCTGAGATCAAACGCATCAGAAACCGCGTATTTGAATCGTTCCCATGTGAGCCTCAACCTCGTTCCGTTCAAAAAACTGCAAACATCAGTGACATCTTAAACATACCTTCAAATCTAAGCAAAAGTGTCCATCCTCCGCAAGGTATTAGAAACAAAGGTTGTGGGACCAAAAAACAACGGATCAGCCCCGGTGGTCAAAACATTAAAGATAAACGAAAGAAAGCCGGTAAACGACAAAAAGTCGCCCGCTTatgcaacaaatgcaacaagtATGTATTTGACCATGATTCTCGCAACTGCGAGAAAATCAAAGCTGCCAAACTTGCTGCACGAGCAGCTAAACGTGCTTCTGCTATCGCCGCTGGACTACCCGCCTcgtctgattctgattctgatgaTACTGATGTTGATTTCGATGACACCGACGATGACACCAATGATGACATCGATGAGTATAATTCTTCTGATTACGATGCATCTGAATACCCCGTCTCTATGCAAAAAGCTCCCGTACCCGAGCAAACACATGTTGGGCGTGAACCTGAACAGTCTTTTGAGCCTGATCAAAACCTTAGGCGTTCAACTAGACGTCGCAAACCATCCAACATAGCTCGTGATTCTTGATTGATTTATTATGTATTACAACTTATGATTAGCAAACTTATCTAATTATGACTACTATCTAATTATGACTACtaatgtttgttttgtttattttttattagtaCCCATTTAACTTACAGTATTGATACTGGTGATTAACTTgtcatatgcacatgtgcatatgtatttaTAAATTGTATTTTACGTTTTTCAAAACCACCTGTTTAtcaatataatattttttaacatTATACATGTTACTAGTATGATTACTAGTATGATTATACATGTTACTAATATGAATTTAAAACCATTTGTTAGTTATACCCAATTACATATACAAACTTAACATTTAATCTCTGTGTGTTTTATCACTTCATGCACAtactgtatgcacatgtgcatacagtCATTTAACTTACTTATCAACTGTGTTATATCACTTCATGCAcctgtatgcacatgtgcatacggGTCATTTAACTTACTAATCAACGTAACATTCCATATTTTAACAAACATATACATTTATAACTAATAACactatatgcacatgtgcatatggtCATTTAACCATATTATTTCACATGTGCATAAACAACACACAACACGAACTTGTTACTGTAACCAAATTAATTCACGTGTGAATAAACAACGAACTATATGAACTATAAATCCAAACATTGATCACCATATCACATATCTAACACAACAATTTTTACACTACACATTACCAATTTGCTAAgatttcaaattttgaatatATCAACCAACTATTAGTAACATGATTATCTAATTCCAACCACACCTAACCAAAATTTAACATGCATCATAACTGTATCAACTTGTTACCTTCCCAACACAACCATCTAACATGCCTAACCAAACAAAACAATCCAAATTACCAGTTTAATGTTCAAATACTACCTACGTGTCATGAACTACTACTACCCTCAAACTTTATCCGCATTCTTCCATTTGCTAAGAGTGTCCCaacatttttcttgttttgctcgCTCTTTTTCCAACAATTCCCGCATTCTTTCATCTTCCAAATTTTGTATTGCTTTTCTTGCGAGGTACATAACCGTTGCCTTGTACACGTTCGCCTCTGATAGTAACAGTTTTGTTGCAATCTTCATCCTCATGTTTTGCAATTGCATGTCTTGAATATTTTTTTGCGTACTAAAACCGCATTCAAACTCGACATCACTCCCTTTGTACATTTCCATGTGCCTCATAGCAAACACGCCACAATCGTTGAAATTATCGCTCGTCGCCCATTCCAGTTTTTTCTTCGTCAACGGTGCGGCTGCCATGCGTGCCGCGCTTGGATGTTTAACATTCTTCAAATAGCCAACCATATAAtttttctacaaaaaaaaaataataatatttagtGTTACTACATGTCATATTCATATATCCTTATTTTCAAATATAACATTTAATATAAAAAATCTATACTTACCACTTTAGATGGCGTTCCATTTTCTTTAAAACTTCTTTCTGCTGACATTCTATAAAACCCGCGGCTACTCACCATATTATCAATAACTTCGACCTTTGTGTTCTCCAAATCAAAGCATATTATATAGAAATGCTTTCTTTCGGTCATTGGTATTATTATGATGTTAAATTCCTTTAACTCCAACATTTTATTGTTACACTCAACAACCTCCTTCAAGTGTGAAGTTAATATTGTAAACGCCTGTTGTTCCGTCTGTTTCGTTTTCAACACATAATCCGGCTGCACGTTACATAAATACATGTCACACACAAGTATAAATATCCTAAATATGATTGTTAAACATGAATTATAACACACTTACGATAGTTGTCGTATAACACCATAATCGCCTTTTCCCTGATGTATTGTTTTTTTTCTCTTCGTAATTCAAAATAGCCGCCCAACAATCTATCACGTTTTGTGAGATCCATTGCCCATCCTCCAATGTGTTTATCAAAAATGCGCGCGTTGTCATTCCATGTGAGGTTTCAAAAATAGTTGAGCTGTAATCGTCACAATAAATTACATCAGTTATGTTccgtatgcacatgtgcatagaatACATTACATATACTATACACCATATTTTTTATGCCAAAATTCATCAGCTCATATACCTACACTATATTTTTAACTACCCTTCAAATCACAATCAGTTATGTtctgtatgcacatgtgcataaaataCATTACATATACTATACACCATATTTTTTATGCCAAAATTCATCAGCCCATATACCTACACCATATTTTTAACTACCCTTCAAATCACAACAGCCGCTAACCTAATCAATCGCAACCAACCAGACCCTTATAACATGCGAACAATATAAACAACCCACCTAATTATTCTGAATTTACTGATTAAATGCTTTATATGACAAAAGTTTATGTCATTACTAAACAAATTGCTTCCTATACTACAATATGTAacagatttttaaataaaaattaatgcATATTTAATCTTACTTGAATGTCAGGCTGACCTCTTTCTTCTCCTTTTCAACATCTATTTCTTTATCGTCCACATTACATTTTTTGCTCTCCGCCCTACAGTATTAATTTGTACTTCAGATTGTAATTTAAATTATTATGTCACAACAAATAATAACATAACATTATAATTCACGTCCATACCTTCGTTTGTTATCGATTGTTGTCAGCAAATATTGCCATAACGTTTTTTCATCATCATTTAATGGCTCATTCATGTCAACCAGATTTGTATCTCTACCACTCACATGTACGTTTACCTTTGTATCTTTAACACTCGCATGCACTTTTGTTCCAATGTCTGCTTCTGGTGAACTTTGTGAGCTTTGCGAGCTTTGTGACAACAACTCAAAACTCGGTACGGTGTTATCTACTTCTTTCCTCCTACGTGTTTACCTCTTCATAACACTCTTTTCCGTTTCTGCCCACTTAATGGTCTCACCGATAACTTTGTCTAACTTTATATCCCCATCGTTTTGTGTCACTCCATCGACCTTCGTTGCACCACATTCGTCATTTTTTGATACACCGTCCAACACATCACCTTCATCTTTTAAACTTCTTTTTCTTGACCTTGTAAACACCTTCATCCCACCTTTGATTTTAACATTAACCTTTTTGTCTTTTTCACGCGCCATCACTTTGTTTTCTTTGCTGTCACCCATCTCCTTTGTGCTTAGCAAAACCGACATTTTGTTTTCACCTCTAAACGTTCTATCATACTCCCTCACCAACTCTTCAACCTTCTCATTCTTTGGATATTTGTAACAAATATCATCCAACTCTTTATTTAACAACTTTTTTTTGCTTAATGTCTCAGCCATTAAGCTTTCAACCATACGAACATGCTCCTAATTAATAACAcatcaataaaacaaagttaGTAATATCAACCCAACATTATGCATATATTCAGCAGCTTTATCACATTATAAAACAcggttatgcacatgtgcatcaactTGTAGAACATGAATTATATGTTCATATAAACAcaacattatgcacatgtgcatcagtTTGCACAAATCATCTTAAAATTcttattatgcacatgtgcataaattaTATGTTCATATCGACAcaacattatgcacatgtgcatcatctTGCACAACATTTATCGTATACATCATATATGCATAAAAtatatgtatgcacatgtgcataaattaTATGTTCATATCAACACAACATCATGCACATATCATATATGCATAAATtatatgtatgcacatgtgcataaattaTATGTTCATATCAACACatcattatgcacatgtgcatcaggTTGCACAACATGTATCATATTCATCGTATCCTAACCACTAACCCCACCACATGTCTATTAACCTAACACAAATCTATGTCAACCACATACAATCTACAAAATACAAGTTATTATTTTAAACAATATAATCAACGAAAGCTGGATCACAATTATAATTGCACTGGATCACATTTATAATtgcataaaaaaacaaaaaaacaaaaataaataaataaatcatgtTAAAACATTATACGTACCTCAAATGTCACATTTTTCTTTTCGCCTTCATTCTTATCTACCATTTGCTCCACTTTCTTCATTCTATCCTCTTTCGTTTCATGCTCCACGTCAACTTGAGTGTCGACATATCCTTCACGTAATGCCCCTTTTCCAAAACCGCCATTCTTTATTTCCCATGTCTGCCTTCTGCTCAACATTTCTTTAGTCCAGAATGATAATGGACTCGATATTCGGACCGTATTGATGTCCCCACACAATGTTCTATCCACATATAACatctgcacatgtgcattattacCATATGTGAaaactatatatacatatatatatacaaactaaaaacaaaataatttatacAAAAATTCAAATTAATTATATATCTTATTTCAAACATAACACTTAACTTACCACCAATATTGTAAGAGCACCATTAAAATATTTTGACGTGCTATCCCGTTGCCATCCATCTTTGCTCATCTTCATGCTATCACAAATATACTTGCACCAGTTCACATCTTCAACCGCCACATCTTCGCCTAAGCATTTCAGAAAATCAATTTTGCATCTACCATCTTTGTTTATTTCCACCATTGTATTCATGAACAATGTCAAAAAATCATATTTAAACATCATGCCATCCTCCGTTGGGTTATCTCTTAATCTATCGACAATTCTACTCGGTGTTATTGTACGCCCTTTGTATAAATTCTTCCACTCAGCCAATATCCCAACttcctcatcttcttcttcttcgtcttcGTCTTCTTTCACATCAGATTCTATATCAAACCCACTGTTTTTATCATTATTTTTCCCCTTTTGTTCATCCTTATGTTCTTTCTGCTCCTCATTCTCTTTATCCTTCTTTTTCTCCTTCTTTTTATACTCTATAACAGCCCCGCTGTTTCTCAATCCCAACAACTCGCTAATAACAGTTTCGTTAACTTCAATGTTTCCAACAGTCAACTTGATTGCCATATCTTTCCTGCTAAAATTGTCTACCACAAAATGTGACATCTTCGCTGGCAAGCTGTCAGTTTTAAGCTTCATAATACTTCCAAACCCCATATTTTTTATTGCTACCAACTGTTGTTTAGAGAATGTGTTTAACCCCACCAAAAGTTGATGCGGAGATATGCGTGTTCGTATCGATTGCCAGTTAGATACCCTCATAACCTTTTTACTCACCGTCTTCTTAACTTTCGGTGACACAACTTCTTTATTTGAACCTGTTTATCAACATAATAACATGCACATGTTATATAATGTATGTACAAAAAAAATGTACATGTGCATTTCaaatttttattaattattttcaATAACACGTACCATCACTATCATTGTTATCAACTTTGGTGTCTTTCACTTGTCTTCGCGATCTTACAATCCTTTTGTTCTTTGTCTTACATGTTACATCCAAACCTTTGGTTGTTTCTTCGTGTTTGCGTTTGCTAGTCCTTCTTTCTACATCAACACATTTAGTTGCATCTTTTCGTTTCTGTATGCTTTTTTCCTTTTGTGCGTTCTTTTCCACCTTTAAAATACCtgaattcaaaaaattaatgcgtTTGCGTGAGTTAtaacatttgaaaaaaaaaactgataatgcacatgtgcataaatgcATATTGCGTCATTAACAATACTAATATTAACAGTAAGTTCTCAATACTTTCTAACCTTTTTGCTTAACAACCGCATGCTCGTCTTCTGTCGCATCAGGCATTCTTTTCGACCCTTCATCTCTCGGCTTCAGTAGAAACGtaactttctttgttttttttccattttacTGCATACAAGGAGAATGTATATTAACACTAACACACGCGCATAACTATAACTAAGCAActataattatgcacatgtgcatacatacaACTATTAAACAATTTATCAATATATACACATGTTAACACATTGACCCGACAAAAACAAATTCGGTTACAAATTATAAACATACTTTATcatgttatgcacatgtgcataccaaTCAATCATAAATATGAACCAAAACCATAAGTTATCAGTAAAACCA from Helianthus annuus cultivar XRQ/B chromosome 7, HanXRQr2.0-SUNRISE, whole genome shotgun sequence includes the following:
- the LOC110866315 gene encoding uncharacterized protein LOC110866315 translates to MPDATEDEHAVVKQKGILKVEKNAQKEKSIQKRKDATKCVDVERRTSKRKHEETTKGLDVTCKTKNKRIVRSRRQVKDTKVDNNDSDGSNKEVVSPKVKKTVSKKVMRVSNWQSIRTRISPHQLLVGLNTFSKQQLVAIKNMGFGSIMKLKTDSLPAKMSHFVVDNFSRKDMAIKLTVGNIEVNETVISELLGLRNSGAVIEYKKKEKKKDKENEEQKEHKDEQKGKNNDKNSGFDIESDVKEDEDEEEEDEEVGILAEWKNLYKGRTITPSRIVDRLRDNPTEDGMMFKYDFLTLFMNTMVEINKDGRCKIDFLKCLGEDVAVEDVNWCKYICDSMKMSKDGWQRDSTSKYFNGALTILVMLYVDRTLCGDINTVRISSPLSFWTKEMLSRRQTWEIKNGGFGKGALREGYVDTQVDVEHETKEDRMKKVEQMVDKNEGEKKNVTFEEHVRMVESLMAETLSKKKLLNKELDDICYKYPKNEKVEELVREYDRTFRGENKMSVLLSTKEMGDSKENKVMAREKDKKVNVKIKGGMKVFTRSRKRSLKDEGDVLDGVSKNDECGATKVDGVTQNDGDIKLDKVIGETIKWAETEKSVMKR
- the LOC118480559 gene encoding uncharacterized protein LOC118480559 yields the protein MNEPLNDDEKTLWQYLLTTIDNKRRAESKKCNVDDKEIDVEKEKKEVSLTFNSTIFETSHGMTTRAFLINTLEDGQWISQNVIDCWAAILNYEEKKNNTSGKRRLWCYTTTIPDYVLKTKQTEQQAFTILTSHLKEVVECNNKMLELKEFNIIIIPMTERKHFYIICFDLENTKVEVIDNMVSSRGFYRMSAERSFKENGTPSKVKNYMVGYLKNVKHPSAARMAAAPLTKKKLEWATSDNFNDCGVFAMRHMEMYKGSDVEFECGFSTQKNIQDMQLQNMRMKIATKLLLSEANVYKATVMYLARKAIQNLEDERMRELLEKERAKQEKCWDTLSKWKNADKV